The Cygnus olor isolate bCygOlo1 chromosome 28, bCygOlo1.pri.v2, whole genome shotgun sequence genome segment GCGCGTCCCCATGGCAACGCCGTCCCCATGGCAACGCCGGGATGAGGCCCGGCCTCTCCGAGGCCTACCAGGCCCCACCAGGCCCCACCAGGCCCCACCGGGCCcgtgctccccccccccgccccccgggcCGGTTGCGCTGCACGCAGGGCCCCGTTGAGCCAGGCCCGGCACAAAGCCGCCCTCCTGCGGGTACCCAAAAGGCCTCAGCCCCAAAGGCAAAGATTTGCCCAGATctcactgctgcagcccctggggacaggcGAGCATTAGCCCCAGGTGCAGCAAGGCAGCTCCTtcgctgcccccccccggcgaCGCACGGCTGAATTCGTGGACGTGAAACGGTCGGGGGGGGATTTGTGGCACGGCAAGCGGCTTGGATAATTAAAGTGGGGCCTCCCGGATCAGTTATTCATAGGGGTCGCTGATTCCAGCAGCTACAGGCAGCGTGCCGACAGCCCCCTCCCGAAAAGGAATTCCTCAGCATCCCGAGGCCCGGGACGGCAGCACCAGAGAGAAATCCCCACCTGCCCCCAGTTCCCATCCCAGACTTCAGTGCTTAGCGGCAACTACACCTCTCGTCTAAAAATATTCCCTCCCTCTGAACAGAGGAGACTCAGAGTTACACACAAAGCAGTGAGTTCCCCCCTCAGCCCAGACAGCTGGCACCTCAGCGTGGTACTCTTGGCTGGGAAGTTAAAAGCTGTGGATTCAGATTTTGGACACcagggtgctgtgttttctgaCGTCTGAGAGACCGCAGATATTATTTGCTCAATTTAATTCTCATCCAGGCTCACCCAGGGGCTGGCTACGGATGCAGCAGGGCCAGGTCTTCCCCACACTCTCATTCCCTGGCACGCACCACCTACGAGCTGCATGGCTGTCTGCCCTCTGACTGAGCAGTACCGCAGGAAGCAGGTAAAAGCTCCCAGCCCAAGCTCTTTAAGACCACAAGCGCGTGAAGATGAGCCAGTGTCGCTCCTTTTGCGCCCCCCCCAGCTAACTCCAGGTGAAGCTGGTGTTTTCCTTTATCTCTTCGCATGATGACATGGACAGAGCCTGCCACAGGCTGATGGCGCAACAGGAAAGGGATGCACTCGTGTAGAACAAACCACGCGCCTGCTGTTCCTGACACAAGACTCTTCCAGACATGCGTGGGCAAAGCAGCAACACAGAGGTCCCATCAGGTCTGTGACTTCCCCAGCAAATCCCATGGAAAAGTCCAAGTCAAGGGCCCAGCCTCACAGAAAGGCACAGACAGCCCCATTtccctgtgctgggctgcagcgtACACCGCTGGGCCACCCACCGTAGGCATCAGGACAGCCATCGATCACCCTGTCCATGGAGGGAGGGGGTTTCTCTAGTAAAGAAAAAGCACCTAGGCTGCTCCCTTCAGACCCTTTGGGCCTGGATTTACCACACGTATCGAAGTAGCCCCTGTTATCCTTTTGCTAGGAGAAAGACTTGTTCCGTACACTATATCTTCCCACCTTCAACTACCGGTCTCAGGGCACAACACAGGACCCGTGTTTTGCCACCCACCGTGCCAGAATCTGCTTGCCCTGGACCTACTTCAGGCccatctgcagcagctcagagcagctcagagcaggtGCAAGCTCACGCAACAAGGCCATCATCCAAGCTCGGGAAGAACTGAGCAGGTGGGTGGATAAAGCTGGCTTTGTTACCCAGGGGTTTACCAGACTGAAGCAGCTTTCTTCCTGCAACCCGAGGATGcatcctccttccctctgcagggTGCAGCATCCAGTCACTGCCTCTCAGGGgtaaaaacaagcagcagaacagcctcacgacaggctgctgctggtccGAACACCGGCCGGAAGGTTTATTcacttcatatttatttttcacaaagacTGTACAAAATTCTTATAAAACTCTGGTGTGGGGATGGGCTATGACATCGATCCAAAAAATAATTCCCATGCAATCCCACCAGTTTCATAACTTACAAGGAAACAGATAAGCTACAGAGCTGCGAGTCCTGGAGTATTTACACTGAGGCGGGCAGGAGAGAACAGGAGACAAAGCAACACGTGAACAGAGGTATTTACAACATGGACATACAAGCCCCTCGCCTCATGACAGcggcagcagcaacagcaggagGTTGTGGTGCTCAGAGGCTGATAGAGAATATGGGCTATTTACAGTATCTCACATATTAACAGCTTTACAAACATGTCCAGGGAgtttatgtataaaaaaaagcaccaaatgTCTGAATAGAAATCACACAGGCCTCCACGGGGGCTAGAATCTGAGGGCAGGCTGGCACCTGTGGCGTCACCGGCTGATGTCCCGGCTAGAGTCCCACATTTTTGTGCTTGGCTCCATCTCCAGCATGTCAAAGAACGGGTGCTTGAGGGCTTCAGCCAGGCTGATGCGCTTGGACGGCTCGTACTCCAGCATGCTCTCAATGAGGTCAAAAAGGCGGTGATGGTCCTCGGCCTCAGAAGTCAGGTACCGCTGcggagagagaggggagaggtCAGGGCGGAGGACGCTGCACGCCGCGCTGGTCACAGTACGCTCCCTGGGCTGAACGGCTAAGATGGGGGAGGACCGGTCTGTTCAGACCTTCGTTCACCCTAAACCTGAACTCTAGGCCACTTTAACAAGCACGGAACTGTTGAGGGTTTCCCCCAACCCCTCCCCATCTTCCCCAGACACTTCCTGAAGTCTCCTCGCCCTCCTCCTCATCCACTTGAGGTTAAGCTCAGGCTGCTGCAGTCTTCCTAGTTTATGTCTGGGACAGCCAAGGCTCCTTCAGGAAGATACTGGTCTGACCCTTTCAGTGGCCCAACCTTGCCCACGGGAAGAATCTTCAGAACTGGGGCTGGCACTGTAAGACTCTGCAATGAGAAGAGGATAAAGCAACCAGGCGCTCCTGCCCACCCCACCTTACCCGCAGTGGCTTGCAGTTTTCCCTAACATAACGGCCAGCAGAGGTGTTCTCATCCCAGTCCAGGCGGCCAtggtagaaatatttttgcttcctgTCAGAGTAAGAGGTGGGAACAGGTTACACCCAAGCACCAAACGCCTTGCAGCAGAAGCAACACGCCAGCCCTGCCACTACTCTGCCGGGGGCGCACAGACCACTCAGGACACTGCGGCAGCACGGACTGACTCAGGAGGCAGCCGCAGAGTTTGATCCCTTGAAGAGAACCGCTGCCCATAAAGCGGGAAAGAGCCGGGAAGCCTGCGGTGCCCAGCTGGCCTTTCTCACCTGGTCTTCCGGATCATCCGAGAAGGAATTGGCCCCAAGATCCTCTCCATCATGGCCAGGTGCTCCCGGTTGTCATGCGTCTGAGGGAGACAAACATAAAGGGGAGGCGTGGAACGGATTACAGTCATTCTGCCTCCAGACCCGGGTGATTCCCAGTTCAGGACCCCCTGCTGGCCAACACCTCGGTCATCTCTACAAGCCTGCAGTGATGGAGGGAACTCCATCAGCCCCCGAggctcctggctgtgctgggacacAGCCAGCGTCCTCTTTCATCAGCTGTGAGGAAGCCATAGAGCACACGGTTCTCACCTGAAACAGGGTGAAACCCACATAATACTCAAAGATGATGCAGCCAATGCTCCAAACATCACAGGGCTGGCTCCAGCCAAGCTctaaaaaacaatgtttttaaaagaagatatAGTTACGGCCCAGGATTCCAAGTCCCTCTCCCTCACCCTTTCAAAAACCAACAAGTAACCGGAAAAACAATTCCCATTCTGGCCTTCCCCTGCTACATCAGTGGCAATACACCGCCCAGCTGACAGCAATGCCAAAGCCACCAGTTTCAAGTTGTTGCCCCCCAGAACCTCTCTGAATTAATCCAGCAGGCACCACCCGGTGCCCTTGGGACGAAAGCCTGCCGCTgcagaaaggccaaggagaacCTACCCAGTATGACCTCCGGGGCCCGGTAATGCCTGGTGGAGACAATGGTGCTGTGATGCTCGTGATCGAACGTGGCACTGCCAAAGTCCACCACTCTGATGGCCGTGCTTTTCACACTCCGCTCATCTCGCTTCTTTGTGAGGGAGAAAGACAGCAGTTACTCAGGAGCTTCCAAACAAGGACTAACGCCCTTCCTTACACAACCGAGGCTTTGCCACGGGGGAAGGGAACGCTCTGCAGGGTCTGTTAGGGCTGGCGCATACCCTCCGatgtgcagcacagccctccccCAAAAAACCTCTCACTCAGCTGGAGCCTGTGGTCTCCATAGCTTACTTGTACACAGGCCGTTCACCCAAATTTGTCCTGAACAAATGCGTGAACGCAGCCGGCCAACGCTATCTGCTATGTCCCAGCTCCTCCCCCTGCTAAGGTCAGGGACACCAAGAACCCGAGAGGAGACTTCTAAAGCAAGGCTGCTGTGTTACCTTTTCCAGGTTATAGGTGAGCTCATAGTCAGAGTTCACAAAGAGGATGTTCTCGGGCTTGAGGTCAGTGTGAGTGAGTTTATTGTCATGCAGAACTGAGGAAGCAAACAGAAGCAGGGtcaagaaacagaagcaaaacgATGCTGCATCCACCTGAGGAGCAAACAGCATTAGCTCGGGTTGCTGCTGGCACAGTTTTAGCCCGTGTTTGAAACTGGGTGTGAACAGACAGGCTACTCTAGGCCAAGGTGCTTCGACAGAAGCACAAGGATTGATCGTATCGATCCCCAGAACGTACACGCTGACGTgctctgggctgctgccagcccacagGCATCAGAAACACGATAAccaggcaaagaaaaaggattcGCTCCAAGCACACATCCACCACCCAGGGGCAGGGAGGCTCAGTCTCAGGactggcacagcagcaccacgGCAAAAACCCGTTGCATCGGGCCACCAGCTGCAGAACTGGCGCTCAAGCTGGGAGCCGCACAGCTCTCCAGGTCAGTCTAGgaccagcagagaaaaagagcagCGAACACTTACATTTCACAGCCTGGCACACCTGGTAGGCCATGTGCCGCACTTGGTGGATGGGGTAAGGCAGATAGTTGTTGTCCTTCAGGAAATCAAAAGTGCTGAGCCCCAGCAGTTCGAAGGAGATGCACATGTGGCCGTGGTAGTCAAACCAGTCAAACATCCTGACGCAGAGGCTGAAGAGAAAGATTCAGATTCGGGACGGAACTGCACACACCACTCAGACGGGCTGTCCCTGCACCAGGCTCGCCCCTTCCTTGCTCGGTCTGTATCCCGTACCAAGGCAGCGTGCCACCAAGAGCTAGCTACAGGTGAATCCAGTCACGCACCAACCAAGTACCTCTCTCATCCCATCCCTACGACCGCGCTAAGATGAtgctttcccttccattttGTCACACGCTGAGTGCACTCACTTCTTGTTCTCGGGATCCTTCTCGTTGATTTTCTCCAGCACGTTTATTTCTAGTCGGGCAGCCTCTTTGTATTTCTCCACGTTTTTAATGATTTTGAGAGCAACGCGTGCACCACCCCTGGGgagaaacagggagaaaacTCAAGGTCACTCTGGAGTTGGGTCAGAGAGACTGCGCCCTGCAAAAAAAAGGGCTTTCTGAACTGGTCTCTTCCTGCGAAGATTTATACATCCTCCCCCTCCCTACGAACAGCCCTGAGACCCCCCCCAGTCCCTCTCCACTACACGGATGACCCAACAGGAGGAGCACCCACACCAGCGGAGGAATACTAGAAATCGAGAGACCTGTTTCCACCCCAGGCTCCTGCTTTAAGCAGGGGACTATTTCACCAGCTGCGCTGTCTTTTTTCCGCATCGCcgcagccctccctgccccggGAGCAGGCGTACCTCCGGTGATCCATGCACTGCACCACTCTGCCGAACGTGCCTTCCCCTAAGGTGCTAATAATCTCATctgggagggagagaagaagagaaaagcccATGAGAGAGTGAGCACGACCTGGATGCAGCGCATACACAAGGCAGAGGAGAATGCATTGCAACACCTAACCTGCACACAGCTTGAGAGACCGGAGCAGCGGAAGGCTGACACCGGCTGCACAAGGCAACTGCCCTAGTTCCCTGGCACTTCAGtaacaatacaaaatataaacGTAGTTTTAacaaaaggggaaggaaaaggagagggttTCTCTTtaataaacaatgaaaataaaatgaaacagaaagataaGACAGATCTGCGACTGCGATGGGAGCTTAACTAGAGAGCTAAATTATGTTACGATTTGGCTGTACATCTTTCTTGTAGCCAGTCGCCGACGCGATAGATCAGATGCCCCTCGTCGTCGTCCTCCACACTCTTGGCCCTTCTGCTGCTCTGTCGACTCCGCTGCTGGCCCAGGCAGACAGGGAATTCATCATTCACCAATCAGATTTTCAAACCAGCGCAGCAGCCAGCGTCACGCATTGGTTGGTTTGGAAATTCACATGGTTGTTTGAGGAGGGGTTGCAGGAGGAGATTCCCAGCCAATTCATACGGCACAGAGGAATATATAACGATAGGGATATTGCAAGGGAACATGTCAAGATACAACACACtagctcagaaaagaaaaaaacagtttgcttttcgttgtagcaaaaaaaaaaaaaaaaaaaagaaaaaagaacctaCAAACAGCCCCACCCGAACCAGTGTGAGAGCAGAGACGGGCAGAACGAGGGCTAGCAGAGGGGCAGTGGAAGGAGCCAGCTGCTCttgctcctgtgggggcttgGAGAGGAACGGCGCTGGCCTATGGGTCCCGGATCAGTGCCAAGAGAGCACGCCGAAGCACGACTCCGCAGCCGGGCACTCAGTGACCGCAGGGAGAGGCTCGCTTCAGCCCCGCATCAGCCACTgaggaaaggcagcaggaggcaggtgcTGGGAAGTCCTGCACAAGCGAAGGGCCAGACTGCCCCACAGACACTGCCCATCCCATTCCAACAACCTCCCACGGtggcttcccccagccccaccactcGGATTAAGATGAATTCAGAGGTTTCAGAAGCAACTCTTGGTACAACGATCCGTCAGAAACCAGAGAGGATTTACAAGTAACTGCCTGGGGGCAGATGTGACACTTCTTTCTAGACCCTCCCCCAAAGAAGCTGATCCTGGAAAGGCCAACTTCCAGGAGAGAAGCAGAGGCCCAACAGGGAATAGGGACAGCCTGGGACGAGGCAGATGAGAGATTTTATgccagagaagagaaaactccTGCCTTTGGTTCCGCTAAGCATCCCCACACCTGGGAGCAACCAGACAGCAGACTCGGGACCTGAATCCAGCCCATAACCCCGTCCCCGGACACACAGTCAGAACGGACCGGACAACACTGAGAGCTccacacacagagcagagaacaCGTCTGGGGTCTAACAGAAGCGGAAGGCGAACAGCAGAACAGACGAGAAGAGAAAGCCGGGGACACTGCTGGGAAGAGCCTGGGATGGTCACTGCCTCCACCCGGACTGACCAGGCCACGAGCTACGTTCACCTGCCAAAGCCCCTGGCGCGACAGCCCAAGGCAGCTGCGCCCGCCCAAAGGATCCCGCTCTGCCACAGGACCCAGCTCACAGAGACGGGGCTTCCTGCCACACAACGCAGGCCCGGATCGGGGATCAGCAGGGGCCACGGGGACCTGTCGCAGACGGACCGAGCTCTCTGGGATCAGGAGCAGCTGAACGCTTTCTGCACAAAGCTCACACAAAGACCGCTCAGCTGGGGTCCCTAGCCAGCCCTTTCACGAGCATCACCAAACCAAAGCAGCGCTCGGTAGGGATAAAGGAGCTGTGGAGCACGGCGCCACGCCAGGGGGACAGTGCCGGCCCTGCGGGGCACGCCCGTCCTCCCGCTTCTGAGCGGGCAACGCTAAGGCAGGGTCTGAGCTGCCTGTGCCCAGCTGGCACCGGGCAGCCACCGCTGAGGCGCACCAGGACGGTGGACAGGAACTGCTGCCTGCATCAAAGGCTTTCTAGGCATTTCTCAAGCTGAGTCCGAGAGAGCGTTAGAAAGTGAGTTTTCTACTTACCCAGCTTGCCACCTGCGAGAGAAAGGTTACAGGGGAGGCCCAGCACAGCAGGATACTCACCGATGAGGAGCGACTAAAGGACCGGCTGCGGCGCCGCCTCCGCCTGTGCTTACGCCGGCTGCTTTTGCAGCTCCGGTAGCTGCCCTCGCGGTCCCGGGAGCGCCGGTACTCGTAGGAATGACGGTACTCGGGTTCATAGTAGGCTTCTCCTCGCTCGCGGCTGTAATCGTTCCGCCGGTAGCTATCACAGTAACGCCGGTCGTAGGCCCTCCTGTCCGCTGAGTGGTCGTCGTAGCTGAGGGGGGAAGCAAGCAAGCTGTGGGGATACGATTACGAACGCTGCTCGGGAAGGGACAGCTCAGGGCATGCGAGCCTGCTGAGTACAGGACGGGCTGAAACGCCTCGGGTCACCCGGGGACAGGTGAAGCGCAGGGCGGCTCTGGCAAAGCGATAGCGAAAAGGAATCGGCCAAGATCTGAGCAGCTCTGCGGGGCTGACTCACCTCCTGGACCGAACGTGGTAGCTGTCCTCCCGACGGTGCCGACGGTCACGCTCGCTGCTGCTCGACCGTGACCGCGTCCGCCGTCGCTTGTGCTTGCGACTTCTGTAACGCTCATGGTAGCTGCCCCGGCTGCTGCGCTCCGACGAGCGGTACCTTCTAGAGTGAGGCATCTGCAGGAACAACAGGAGGCTGTGACTACGAGGCGATGGCAAGGGAGAGAAACCAGCACGTACAGCCAGTAGCCAAAGAACCGTTAGGGCAAAGAGGGGGAGGCAACCAGCAGCGTGTCCGAGTACGCACGAGGGATTTGAGAGGGAGGGGGCAAACCTCTGAGGAACCCCAGAGCCTCGTAAGAGCGAAGATGCAACCACCCACACGGGCCATGCCCGCTGTGTTTTTGTTCTCCAGGTTACGTTTCCCCCTTCACTTCTCATCCGTGGTCTTTACTGGCCACAGCTCCGGGAGCAGCATTTGCACTTTCAGTGCCCCACTTTCTCTCCCTGACCCTACgccctccccagggagcagagaagcTCCACCGGGATGAACTGAAGATAAAACAAAGCTCAGGATATTACTGACGCCAGGCCCAAATccttgcagcagcactgcagacacCTAAGTGGGCAACTGCTGAAGAAATGCCTCTGTCCTACTGCCGAGCAAGCACCACCTACAGCTCTCACTCCAAGCGCAGAGGCCCCTACAGGCTCCAAGGAGCAGGAACGCCGTCTGCATGCACAGATGTGTGAGGGCAGCCTCGCAGGCCTTACCTCAGAGGCAAGGAATACTCCCAACTCTGCCCTGCAGGTGGGACGTTAGAGTCAAGAACGAAGAAGAAAACGCCTCGGTAAGACCGCACACCAAGTTCCACCTCTGAAACGCGAGTCCTTAGGGTCCTGCTCCTATCCCCAGACCTCGCTCCACAACTACCAGACTTCCCCAACGCGTATTTTGGTTCGCAAGCACCGAGCTGCTCAATCTGCCCCGTCTCCGCAGGTAAGAAGCTGGATTTCTGCCCACAAGCCTCCTGGTGGatcttctccccaccccccccccag includes the following:
- the LOC121060684 gene encoding dual specificity protein kinase CLK2 isoform X2, with product MPHSRRYRSSERSSRGSYHERYRSRKHKRRRTRSRSSSSERDRRHRREDSYHVRSRSYDDHSADRRAYDRRYCDSYRRNDYSRERGEAYYEPEYRHSYEYRRSRDREGSYRSCKSSRRKHRRRRRRSRSFSRSSSRSRQSSRRAKSVEDDDEGHLIYRVGDWLQERYEIISTLGEGTFGRVVQCMDHRRGGARVALKIIKNVEKYKEAARLEINVLEKINEKDPENKNLCVRMFDWFDYHGHMCISFELLGLSTFDFLKDNNYLPYPIHQVRHMAYQVCQAVKFLHDNKLTHTDLKPENILFVNSDYELTYNLEKKRDERSVKSTAIRVVDFGSATFDHEHHSTIVSTRHYRAPEVILELGWSQPCDVWSIGCIIFEYYVGFTLFQTHDNREHLAMMERILGPIPSRMIRKTRKQKYFYHGRLDWDENTSAGRYVRENCKPLRRYLTSEAEDHHRLFDLIESMLEYEPSKRISLAEALKHPFFDMLEMEPSTKMWDSSRDISR
- the LOC121060684 gene encoding dual specificity protein kinase CLK2 isoform X4, translated to MDHRRGGARVALKIIKNVEKYKEAARLEINVLEKINEKDPENKNLCVRMFDWFDYHGHMCISFELLGLSTFDFLKDNNYLPYPIHQVRHMAYQVCQAVKFLHDNKLTHTDLKPENILFVNSDYELTYNLEKKRDERSVKSTAIRVVDFGSATFDHEHHSTIVSTRHYRAPEVILELGWSQPCDVWSIGCIIFEYYVGFTLFQTHDNREHLAMMERILGPIPSRMIRKTRKQKYFYHGRLDWDENTSAGRYVRENCKPLRRYLTSEAEDHHRLFDLIESMLEYEPSKRISLAEALKHPFFDMLEMEPSTKMWDSSRDISR
- the LOC121060684 gene encoding dual specificity protein kinase CLK2 isoform X1 codes for the protein MPHSRRYRSSERSSRGSYHERYRSRKHKRRRTRSRSSSSERDRRHRREDSYHVRSRSYDDHSADRRAYDRRYCDSYRRNDYSRERGEAYYEPEYRHSYEYRRSRDREGSYRSCKSSRRKHRRRRRRSRSFSRSSSQRSRQSSRRAKSVEDDDEGHLIYRVGDWLQERYEIISTLGEGTFGRVVQCMDHRRGGARVALKIIKNVEKYKEAARLEINVLEKINEKDPENKNLCVRMFDWFDYHGHMCISFELLGLSTFDFLKDNNYLPYPIHQVRHMAYQVCQAVKFLHDNKLTHTDLKPENILFVNSDYELTYNLEKKRDERSVKSTAIRVVDFGSATFDHEHHSTIVSTRHYRAPEVILELGWSQPCDVWSIGCIIFEYYVGFTLFQTHDNREHLAMMERILGPIPSRMIRKTRKQKYFYHGRLDWDENTSAGRYVRENCKPLRRYLTSEAEDHHRLFDLIESMLEYEPSKRISLAEALKHPFFDMLEMEPSTKMWDSSRDISR
- the LOC121060684 gene encoding dual specificity protein kinase CLK2 isoform X5: MPHSRRYRSSERSSRGSYHERYRSRKHKRRRTRSRSSSSERDRRHRREDSYHVRSRSYDDHSADRRAYDRRYCDSYRRNDYSRERGEAYYEPEYRHSYEYRRSRDREGSYRSCKSSRRKHRRRRRRSRSFSRSSSQRSRQSSRRAKSVEDDDEGHLIYRVGDWLQERYEIISTLGEGTFGRVVQCMDHRRGGARVALKIIKNVEKYKEAARLEINVLEKINEKDPENKNLCVRMFDWFDYHGHMCISFELLGLSTFDFLKDNNYLPYPIHQVRHMAYQVCQAVKFLHDNKLTHTDLKPENILFVNSDYELTYNLEKKRDERSVKSTAIRVVDFGSATFDHEHHSTIVSTRHYRAPEVILELGWSQPCDVWSIGCIIFEYYVGFTLFQTHDNREHLAMMERILGPIPSRMIRKTRKQKYFYHGRLDWDENTSAGRYVRENCKPLRDPAVVQHRPGPESAALDAYNPFENGAPPPPPYHAPAGAPPAAGVPPPPQGTAQPPRRPSPTEPRNYGSYGTQASAAAATAELLKRQEELNRKAEELDRRERELQNAALGSGAARPNNWPPLPSFCPVKPCFYQDIPVEIPADFQKTVHTMYYLWMASTIALFLNFLSSLAWFCVDPSSGSGFGLSILWALLYTPCSFVCWYRPMYKAFRSDSSFNFFVFFFVFFAQNVMYVLQAIGIPNWGFSGWILSLIALRKNTAVAVMMILVSLFFTAVAVLGIIMLKKIHSLYRRTGASFQKAQEEFAAGVFSNQAVRTAAANAAAGAATNAFRAP